In Lolium perenne isolate Kyuss_39 chromosome 5, Kyuss_2.0, whole genome shotgun sequence, the sequence CGTATCACCGAGTCTTAGCATAGTAGCTGCAAATGTTTAGTTGGTATTTTCCTTGGTTGGATTTGGAGTTTTGGACATGGTGTCTGTAAAAAGGACATGGTGTCTCTTTTTGTGCCCATCCTAGCTAGATGGCGCACACCCCGCAAACGAGGAACCATAAGCGTACTTTGGGCTTCGACCGCAACCTATGGACCAGGTCAACGCTTTCTAGAAGCGCCCTGGAGTGAACCTAGGGGCAGCTACTATGTTAGGCGACGTGTTGGAAAGGTCTTATAGTGGTTCACCGTCTATCTTGTCCGCTGTAATAGAGGGTCGAAGGCTTGGGTGAGGGTAAAATTGTACACCACTACATGTTTAAATCTATTCGAGTAGCAttgtccacggtcatggacatGCTAGGTTATTTCACACATGAGATGTAAGTCACTATTGGTCAAGCGTCGGTCTCGGGATGCATTTGGAATGTTGAACCCTCATATGCTTTACTTACACCATGGTTGTTTTGGTAATATAATGAACTGCTAGATGTCCATTCTATTGCTCGCAATCATGTTATAATATCCGTTACTTGTCCATGTTATACAATATTTGTATATGTTGCTGAATTCATTATACTTTTGGTCACTTGTGAGTGGATCCAATGATCCTCCAATTCCGGGGTTGTGATGCGATGATCATAAACCTAGAATGAGTGATTTTACCATGTCATAGATGGGTTTTATTGGTGAATTTTCGTCCTGGACAATGGTGCAGATTTCTGTCATGTTTTGCTAATATGGACGTCATTGGCAGTTGCTTATGTTTCTCTTGTTTCTCAAAAATTCCAGAACTGATGGGATATGGACATAGGTGCTTTTACTTAATTATATGATGTATTTTAGACTGGAACCATGATGGTTTAGGTACTGGACAAATGAGTCCAGATCTGAAGTTTTGTTTGTCTTGGAGACCCCATATGCAATTGTTTACTTTTGATTTAATGGGATTAATATGCATGCTATGTAACTAATTTAAAATGGAGGAAAGTAAGTCTTCGAGTACCTTAAGTACTCACCCTTGCTGTTGTAATCTTTTTGCGAGAGGATAAAACTTCACTTGGCGGCGAGTCCGAGTATGACCTCGACGAGTAGTTTGGTTCTACCTTCAAAGACTTAGTCCCTTGGGTTGTTGGTGGGCGAACTGAAAGGTTGTTATTTTGAAGCCATCTTATGGCATTGTGAATTTCTTCCGCTGTGTTTATTTGAATTGAGCTTCTGGTTTGTATCATGTAACTTGAAGTTAAAAATTGAAGTCCTTGTGAACTATGTTGTATCGTGTTGTGCTTGAGTTGTGGTATCAAATCTGGATATGTATGCATGTTGACTGATCCTTGGGAACATGTTTAGCATATCCCAGCTTTGGTTATGGTGTTGGATTATTCTTATGTTGAATTAGAATCATTGCCGAACCGAGTGGTTGCTATGAGCACCGGTCATGCCGGTTGAGCGATGATTCGGGTTTGATTGCGGTAATGAGTTTAATTCAGCATAGGATTATGATAATGCATAACTTGGGCTGTCACAGGTTGGTATCAGAGCTTAGGATGTCTCTAGGATAGAACCAAGTAGAATGGTCGAGTTTAGATGTCTTTTGGAAAATATTTTGAAAGAATAACAAATCCTAAAATTGTTAGATAAAAATCATTTATTCCTTATCTCTGGTGGTGCTGTTCATATACTTGTGAGTTAGAATGACTTTGAAACTAACTTTAATCTTCTTTCTACCTATTCAAATTCATAAGTGCGAAGTTTAGCTTCCGTAGTTTTCTTCCCTTCTGTTATCCTTCTAGACGGAGTCGAGAACTTAATAGATCATAGCTAGCTGCGCGTGGCCTTCGAGTTTTTAGCTAGTTGCTTTTGGATATGCTATGTTCGAATAATTGCTATTTTCTGGTTCAATCACAAGTTGTAACACCATTTTAGTTGATGATGCTCTTGTTGATATATAAGAACCTTGTGTGCCTTATTTGATTCTTGTACTGGCTATGATGCCTCTGTACAACCATTTGGATTTCAAATATGTGAAAGTTTGTTTGTGCATTCATATAAAACGCATTCCTATCTTAGTACCCTTATGGTTATCGATCTATCCCATTCCGTATCATCCTTCTATTCTTTTTGTGCTAACCTTGTTGTTATCGATTAATTTCGGTTTCAACAGGATGCCTCCTCGTCGTGGTGGTCGTGTTGGAGGGCGTGGCCATAGGCGTGAGGATGATCTTCCTTCTCCACCTCCAAATCTTGCGGAGGTCATGGCGAACCAGACACGTCTTTTGGAGGAGATGATTAGGAGCAATGCAGCACATAGGGCACCACAAGATCAGGAGATCTCTCTCATGGATTTTCAGAAGTGTGATCCTCCCAACTTCACTTCAGCCTCTGAACCTTTGGTGGCTGATGACTGGCTGAGAGATATGGAATTTAAGTTCCAGCACATGCGCATTCCTAATGGCAGCAAAGTTCTCTTCGCCACATACCAGTTTCATGGTCCCGCACTTGCTTGGTGGCAGTCCCAGTTGGCTATGCAGCCCGCTGGTCAGGAGATGTCTTGGGCTGATTTCTGCACACTTTTCCGTCGTGCTTATGTCCCGGAGAGCACCATTGGCCTCATGAAGCAGAAGTTCAGGGCTCTCAAGCAGGAACGCCGCTCAGTCGACGAGTACTTGGGGGAATTTGAGCATCTCTCCCGCTATGCTCCAAGAGACGTTGAAGATGAAAAAGAGAAGATTCAGGCCTTCTTGAATGGCTTGTGCGAGGATCTTCATGAGAAGCTAGTCACACATGATTTCCCGGATTTCCGCACTTTGGtggacaaggctaggctagccgaGAGGGCTAGTATTTCTTCAGAGATAGCCCGCAAGCGCAAGAGGGAGGCATTTCAGGCTTCCAAGGCGGGATCATCTAGCTCTCGCCAAGAGAAGTCGGTTCCTAATTCTTCTAGTGGCAAAAGGTTCCATAATCAGCAACCTTATACCCATCCAAGGCATCAGCAGCAACAGCTACAACAACACAATCAGCGGCAGGGTGGCGGTCAATTCAAGGATAATAAGAACAAGAATGTTGAATGTTGGAACTGCCATGAGCGTGGGCACTTCTCCACTTCTTGCACCAAGCCGAAGAAGGCTGGAGAACACCTTGGGCCTCACAAGGTGCCTCCTAGAGGTTCCACTTCAGGGGCTAGACCTGCTGCCAAGGTCAACGCCCGTCGTGCTCGCATCAATCACATCGAAGTCGCTGCAGCGGAGGAGTCCCCAGAGGTCATTTTGGGTATGTTTCTTGCCGAGTCACATTCTGCActcatgttgtttgattctggtgcTTCTCATTCTTTTATCACCAAGAGGTTTGCGCTTGCTTATGGTTTGCCGCGATCTAAGTTGTCGGTGCCTATGCTTGTTCAAGCACCTGGATCTAACCTTGATTCCGATACTATTTGTTTGGGAGTTGAGCTCTCTATCATGGATGTCACTTTCTTGGCCGATCTGATTGTGATTGGTTCTAGAGACATTGACATCATTCTGGGCATGGATTGGTTATCCAAGTACAAAGGGAAGATTGATTGTGCTAGGAGATCTATCCGCCTCACTAATGATAGTGGGGAGACAATCCATTTTTCCCCCAAAGCTATAGGTGCACGATTGTATGCCCTTAATGATCCTGCCACCACTGAGATGAGTGGGATTCCGGTTGTCAGTGAATTCTTTGATGTCTTTCCAGAAGAGTTACCTGGCATGCCCCCTGATCGTGAGGTTGAATTTGTTATTGAGCTTGCTCCTGGTGCTGCACCTATCTCTAAGAGACCATATCGGTTAGCCCCTGAGGAGTTGGCTGAAATGAAGAAGCAACTCCAAGAGCTTGAGGAGAAGGGTTTCATTAAGCCTAGTAAATCTCCATGGGGTTGTCCAGCCATGTTTGTCAAGAAGAAAGATCACTCGCTTAGGTTGGTCGTTGATTACCGCCCCTTGAATGaagtgacaatcaagaacaagtatcctctcCCAAGGATTGATGACTTGTTTGATCAGTTGAAAGATGCAaaagttttctctaaaattgatctcAGATTGGGATATCATCAAATCAAAATCAGACCCGAAGATACTGCAAAGACAGCATTTCAGACTCGTTATGGGTCATATGAGTACACGGTCATGTCTTTTGGGCTgaccaatgctccttccactttcatgcagCTTATGAACCATGTATTCATGGAATATCTTGATAAATTCATTGTCATTTTCATTGATGATATCCTGATTTTCTCCAAGTCCGAGCAAGAGCATACCGAGCACTTGAGACTAGTGCTCGAGAAACTCCGTGAGCATCGCCTCTATGCCAAATTCTCGAAGTGTGAATTCTGGAAGACCTCAATGGAATTCTTGGGTCATGTTCTTTCAGCTAAGGGTGTTGCTGTTGATCCTAGTAAGGTTGTTGCTATTCAGAAATGGCAATCTCCAAAGTCTGTCttccaagtccgaagttttcttgGGTT encodes:
- the LOC127322774 gene encoding uncharacterized protein, which encodes MPPRRGGRVGGRGHRREDDLPSPPPNLAEVMANQTRLLEEMIRSNAAHRAPQDQEISLMDFQKCDPPNFTSASEPLVADDWLRDMEFKFQHMRIPNGSKVLFATYQFHGPALAWWQSQLAMQPAGQEMSWADFCTLFRRAYVPESTIGLMKQKFRALKQERRSVDEYLGEFEHLSRYAPRDVEDEKEKIQAFLNGLCEDLHEKLVTHDFPDFRTLVDKARLAERASISSEIARKRKREAFQASKAGSSSSRQEKSVPNSSSGKRFHNQQPYTHPRHQQQQLQQHNQRQGGGQFKDNKNKNVECWNCHERGHFSTSCTKPKKAGEHLGPHKVPPRGSTSGARPAAKVNARRARINHIEVAAAEESPEVILGMFLAESHSALMLFDSGASHSFITKRFALAYGLPRSKLSVPMLVQAPGSNLDSDTICLGVELSIMDVTFLADLIVIGSRDIDIILGMDWLSKYKGKIDCARRSIRLTNDSGETIHFSPKAIGARLYALNDPATTEMSGIPVVSEFFDVFPEELPGMPPDREVEFVIELAPGAAPISKRPYRLAPEELAEMKKQLQELEEKGFIKPSKSPWGCPAMFVKKKDHSLRLVVDYRPLNEVTIKNKYPLPRIDDLFDQLKDAKVFSKIDLRLGYHQIKIRPEDTAKTAFQTRYGSYEYTVMSFGLTNAPSTFMQLMNHVFMEYLDKFIVIFIDDILIFSKSEQEHTEHLRLVLEKLREHRLYAKFSKCEFWKTSMEFLGHVLSAKGVAVDPSKVVAIQKWQSPKSVFQVRSFLGLAGYYRRFIEGFSKIAKPMTELLKKDKKFVWSEDCEKSFQELKKRLTTAPVLTLPDTSKPFEIFCDASRTGLGCVLMQDRKVVAYASRQLRPHELNYPTHDLELAAVVHTLKIWRHYLLGSRCEIYSDHKSLKYIFTQSDLNLRQRRWLELLKDYDMDIQYTPGTANLVADALSRKSCHALLLARDHPLELVQDLQRLNLQIVEKGFLANLEVKPSLHDQVKIAQFKDCHFSLFIPFVSPAFAQSTFCWLSETRAIVPSTPIFKFSCRKDSPTSSSGVKRLARSEKRLPDKFSKFIASNEPSALHLREAGSYCCQWPVDVLFDGRDKMYFHTDWEKFTHYNDLQAGCVLTFSYLGDADMSMKFCTRFFFPTPRVDHASRLPDALLGNIVSCLPVKDAARTAALSRRWRGVWRSTPLVLADADLLPATSAVSSVLAAHPGPFRCVHRTERSSPPRASQELLLANGRWPHVLVLPSTFLRMATLTRLYLGLWRAARQQPWRQQ